One window from the genome of Polyangiaceae bacterium encodes:
- a CDS encoding PDZ domain-containing protein, with protein MGDEAAKIRSSFGGQGARGAGRWVALAVLAWSVAGCGAVYPELSAPLRPPPAGRDLSPPPPDDLLFLGFKQARIPTTTRDGRKWDKLGGSAPDPYAILFLNDKELFRTPVQSNTVSPTWPNQKKANYRIPSGGRLRVEVWDSNPVNNHPICVKKLMSLKEDAYQGEVSFDCASGAQVTLRVEPAHAKIGLGFYYELRTEDIFVSRVIAESPAGRAGIAKGDEVLEIQDKAVKSFEDGEAQSLVNANASMGVKLKLRKPTGDVKTVTVKNGPIYPVDSDGVAID; from the coding sequence ATGGGAGACGAAGCAGCCAAGATCCGTTCCAGCTTTGGTGGGCAAGGGGCGAGAGGTGCGGGCCGTTGGGTAGCCTTGGCGGTACTCGCCTGGAGCGTTGCCGGCTGCGGCGCCGTCTACCCGGAACTCTCGGCTCCACTGCGGCCCCCGCCCGCGGGGCGAGATTTGTCTCCGCCTCCACCGGATGACTTGCTGTTCCTCGGCTTCAAGCAGGCGCGCATCCCCACTACGACGCGCGACGGCCGCAAGTGGGACAAGCTTGGCGGTTCCGCGCCGGATCCCTACGCGATCCTGTTTCTGAACGACAAAGAGCTGTTCCGCACTCCGGTCCAGAGCAACACCGTCAGCCCAACCTGGCCGAACCAAAAGAAGGCCAACTATCGCATCCCCTCGGGAGGGCGCTTGCGGGTGGAGGTTTGGGACTCCAACCCGGTGAACAACCACCCGATCTGCGTGAAGAAGCTGATGAGCTTGAAGGAGGACGCCTACCAGGGTGAGGTCTCCTTCGACTGCGCCAGCGGTGCCCAGGTCACGCTCCGCGTTGAGCCAGCCCACGCGAAGATCGGCCTCGGGTTCTATTATGAGCTGCGGACCGAGGACATCTTCGTGAGTCGCGTGATTGCGGAGTCGCCTGCGGGTCGCGCCGGCATCGCGAAGGGCGATGAGGTGCTCGAGATCCAGGACAAGGCCGTGAAGAGCTTCGAAGACGGCGAAGCTCAGAGCCTGGTGAACGCCAACGCGTCCATGGGTGTCAAACTGAAGCTGCGCAAGCCCACGGGTGACGTGAAGACCGTGACGGTAAAAAACGGCCCGATCTACCCCGTGGACAGTGATGGCGTGGCCATCGATTGA
- the asnS gene encoding asparagine--tRNA ligase, which translates to MSDATTHEAVSVSDLGQHVGETVTLRGWLKNMRSSKKLHFVELRDGSGTVQCVVFQGDVSPEVFTMAGGLTQESSLQILGEVREHPKQKGVYEIGVKDVTQLGGAVDFPISPKAHGTDFLMDHRHLWLRSTRQHAILRVRHAIIQAVRNFFDSRDFTLVDAPIFTPNACEGTSTLFETDYHGQPAYLTQSGQLYMEAAAAAVGKAYCFGPTFRAEKSKTRRHLAEFWMVEPEVAFMDLEGDMQLAEDFLCFIASHVLETRRPELETLERDISKLESIKAPFPRITYAEAIEILRAEGHDAKFGDDFGADEETVISSKFDRPVIVHRYPAALKAFYMKQDPANPELSLCMDVLAPEGYGEIIGGGQREDGLERLEQMIDHHQLPKEAFEWYLDLRRYGSFPHAGFGLGIERTVAWLCGLPHVRETIPFPRMLHRLAP; encoded by the coding sequence ATGAGCGACGCCACGACGCACGAAGCGGTGAGTGTGAGTGATCTGGGGCAACACGTCGGCGAGACCGTGACCCTGCGAGGCTGGTTGAAGAACATGCGCAGCTCGAAGAAGCTGCACTTTGTCGAGCTCCGAGACGGTAGCGGCACGGTGCAATGCGTGGTCTTTCAAGGCGATGTCAGCCCCGAGGTGTTCACGATGGCCGGAGGTCTGACTCAAGAATCGTCGCTTCAGATCCTCGGGGAAGTACGCGAACACCCGAAGCAGAAGGGTGTGTACGAGATCGGAGTGAAGGACGTCACTCAGCTAGGTGGCGCAGTCGATTTCCCGATCAGCCCGAAGGCCCATGGCACCGACTTCCTGATGGACCACCGACACCTGTGGCTCCGCTCGACGCGACAGCACGCAATCCTACGCGTGCGCCACGCCATCATTCAGGCCGTGCGCAACTTCTTCGACTCGCGAGACTTCACGTTGGTCGATGCGCCAATTTTCACACCCAACGCCTGTGAAGGTACGAGCACGCTCTTCGAGACGGACTACCACGGCCAGCCCGCTTACCTGACCCAGAGCGGCCAGCTGTACATGGAAGCCGCGGCGGCTGCGGTGGGCAAGGCCTACTGCTTCGGTCCAACTTTCCGCGCAGAAAAAAGCAAGACGCGCAGGCATCTTGCGGAGTTCTGGATGGTGGAACCGGAGGTCGCGTTCATGGATCTCGAGGGAGACATGCAGCTGGCGGAGGATTTCCTCTGCTTCATCGCCAGTCATGTGCTGGAGACTCGGCGGCCGGAGCTCGAGACCCTCGAGCGAGACATCAGCAAGCTAGAGTCGATCAAGGCGCCCTTTCCCCGGATCACCTACGCGGAAGCGATCGAGATACTGCGTGCGGAGGGACATGACGCGAAGTTCGGTGACGACTTCGGCGCCGACGAGGAAACCGTGATCTCCTCGAAGTTCGATCGCCCGGTGATCGTCCACCGCTACCCGGCCGCGCTCAAGGCGTTTTACATGAAACAGGACCCGGCAAATCCGGAGCTGTCCTTGTGTATGGATGTGCTCGCGCCCGAGGGCTACGGCGAGATCATCGGAGGTGGCCAACGTGAAGATGGCCTCGAGCGCCTCGAGCAGATGATCGACCACCACCAGCTGCCGAAGGAAGCCTTCGAGTGGTACCTAGACTTGCGCCGGTACGGAAGCTTCCCTCACGCGGGGTTCGGCCTGGGGATCGAGCGTACCGTCGCTTGGCTGTGCGGCCTGCCCCACGTGCGGGAGACCATCCCCTTCCCTCGCATGTTGCATCGCCTCGCACCGTGA
- a CDS encoding iron-containing redox enzyme family protein, protein MTPEELKEALLGVMEQKDHWAWTGFTRGLVPKALLHLHLEQEYATYVRDFPVLVARAYVVCPLPEVRRELIENVFEEETGGLSAGRPHPELFLEYPRGLGMDLARFANVELIPGAKRFRAAIDQATLGQPWEVAAAATTLFLEGTCYERGELDPNAPKRPQAPLEEHPLVKHYGLPLERLALTRAHRQVEGSHRAAAWRCLLDYGAPETFPAVVQHMQSTLEAWLAYRDEVAHECGLRRGATGEPYLAEIRAPQGA, encoded by the coding sequence ACTGGTTTCACTCGGGGCTTGGTGCCGAAGGCGTTGCTCCACTTGCACTTGGAACAGGAGTACGCGACCTATGTGCGCGACTTTCCGGTGTTGGTTGCGCGAGCCTACGTCGTCTGCCCCTTGCCTGAAGTGCGCCGTGAGCTGATCGAGAACGTCTTTGAAGAGGAGACTGGAGGGCTGTCGGCCGGGCGTCCACATCCCGAGCTGTTCTTGGAGTACCCACGTGGTCTCGGGATGGACCTCGCGCGCTTCGCGAACGTCGAGCTCATACCCGGCGCGAAGCGTTTTCGTGCGGCAATAGATCAAGCGACCTTGGGGCAACCGTGGGAGGTTGCCGCCGCCGCTACCACGCTCTTCCTGGAAGGGACTTGCTACGAGCGCGGAGAACTTGACCCGAACGCTCCCAAGCGGCCCCAGGCGCCCCTCGAGGAGCACCCTCTAGTGAAGCACTACGGACTGCCCCTCGAGCGTTTGGCGCTGACTCGTGCGCACCGTCAGGTAGAGGGTAGCCATCGAGCGGCGGCGTGGCGTTGCTTGCTGGACTATGGGGCTCCAGAGACTTTCCCCGCGGTAGTGCAGCACATGCAGTCTACTCTCGAGGCTTGGCTCGCCTACCGCGACGAGGTCGCCCACGAGTGTGGGCTACGTCGGGGCGCCACAGGCGAACCTTACCTCGCGGAAATCCGAGCGCCTCAGGGCGCATGA